In Miscanthus floridulus cultivar M001 chromosome 5, ASM1932011v1, whole genome shotgun sequence, one genomic interval encodes:
- the LOC136453395 gene encoding subtilisin-like protease SBT3.9 isoform X3, producing MDTPTMSSLRTMIYSAMFLEELPEVISVHLSRSCRVTTTRSWDFLGMNYQMPSGLLHRSRYGEDIIIGVVDAGIWPESKSFSDQGYGPVPSRWKGVCQVGVAWDRSNCNRKIIGARFYSADVPEEILKIDYLSPRGINTHGTHTASTAAGLVVEAASFHGLAAGAARGGAPRARIAMYKSFWGEIGFGNSAGLLAAIDDAIHDGVDVLSLSLAVPEENSFGALHAVQMGITVVYAAGNDGPSPQTLENTAPWVITVAASKTDRSFPTVITLGNKQQITGQSLYYQGKNSNSSRSSFRSLANGDQCTQDDLNGTDIKGKIVLCATQHSPTTFGPFTYFSVARQSIVKGGGTGLIFVQYTTDGLEDLGDFPFPWVLVDIDTGKKIKKYIDSASSPVAKIEPARTSTGALLAPKVASFSSRGPSPDYADIIKPDIAAPGANILAATENSYGIMSGTSMATPHVAGIIALLKALHPNWSPAALKSAIITTASVTDEDGMPILAEGLPRKIADPFDYGGGHINPNRAADPGLIYDINPKDYNYFFDCTIKTSVSCNATSTPGYLLNLPSISAPDLRYPVTMWRTVTNVGEVNAVYHVAIENPAGIKIEVEPSVLVFNAAKKVHTFQVKLSPLRRLQGDYTFGSLTWYNNQKKVRIPIAARITMYDLFADVA from the exons ATGGACACCCCAACGATGTCATCGCTTCGCACCATGATCTACTCAGCGATGTTCTTGGAAG AGCTTCCTGAAGTCATCAGTGTCCATCTAAGCAGAAGCTGTAGAGTGACAACCACTCGTAGCTGGGACTTCCTTGGGATGAACTACCAAATGCCCAGTGGACTACTCCATAGAAGCAGATACGGAGAGGACATAATCATTGGGGTCGTCGACGCCG GTATCTGGCCAGAGTCGAAAAGCTTCAGCGACCAAGGCTACGGGCCAGTGCCTTCACGATGGAAAGGCGTGTGCCAAGTCGGGGTGGCCTGGGACCGCAGCAACTGCAACCGCAAGATCATCGGCGCGCGGTTCTACAGCGCCGACGTGCCCGAAGAGATACTGAAGATCGACTACCTGTCGCCCCGGGGCATCAACACCCACGGCACGCACACGGCCTCCACCGCGGCAGGCTTGGTCGTTGAGGCGGCCAGCTTCCACGGGCTCGCCGCGGGCGCTGCGCGTGGCGGCGCGCCCCGCGCCCGCATTGCCATGTACAAGTCCTTTTGGGGAGAAATCGGGTTTGGCAACAGTGCAGGCCTGCTCGCGGCCATCGACGACGCCATCCATGACGGGGTGGACGTGCTCTCGCTGTCGCTCGCTGTTCCCGAGGAGAATTCGTTCGGCGCCCTGCATGCCGTCCAAATGGGGATCACCGTCGTGTACGCGGCCGGGAACGACGGGCCTAGTCCGCAGACGCTTGAGAACACGGCTCCGTGGGTCATCACAGTAGCCGCGAGCAAGACTGATCGCTCGTTCCCGACGGTTATCACGCTGGGAAACAAGCAACAGATAACG GGACAATCTCTCTATTACCAAGGGAAGAACTCAAACTCATCCAGGAGCAGTTTCAGAAGTCTTGCCAATGGAGACCA ATGCACGCAAGATGATTTGAACGGTACTGATATTAAAGGGAAAATCGTGCTTTGCGCAACGCAACATTCACCAACGACGTTTGGCCCATTCACGTATTTCTCAGTCGCGAGGCAAAGCATCGTGAAAGGAGGAGGAACTGGACTTATTTTTGTTCAATACACGACTGACGGTCTGGAAGACTTGGGTGACTTTCCCTTTCCATGGGTTCTTGTGGACATTGACACTGGTAAAAAGATCAAAAAGTATATCGACTCCGCCAG CTCACCGGTGGCGAAGATTGAACCAGCCCGCACCAGTACAGGTGCCCTGCTAGCCCCAAAAGTGGCATCGTTCTCCTCCAGAGGTCCATCACCCGACTACGCTGATATTATCAAG CCTGACATAGCTGCACCTGGAGCCAACATCCTAGCAGCAACAGAAAATTCTTACGGGATTATGTCAGGGACATCAATGGCTACCCCACATGTAGCTGGCATCATCGCGCTGTTGAAAGCTCTGCATCCAAACTGGTCTCCTGCTGCATTGAAATCTGCAATCATCACCACTG CATCTGTAACTGATGAAGATGGCATGCCAATACTGGCTGAAGGATTGCCTCGAAAGATTGCCGACCCATTTGACTATGGAGGTGGGCACATCAACCCTAACAGAGCCGCAGATCCTGGACTGATTTATGACATCAATCCAAAAGATTACAACTACTTCTTTGATTGCACCATCAAAACATCTGTTAGCTGCAATGCAACATCGACACCTGGGTATCTCTTGAACCTACCATCCATCTCAGCTCCAGATCTAAGGTATCCAGTTACCATGTGGAGAACTGTCACAAATGTAGGCGAGGTCAATGCAGTGTACCATGTTGCAATTGAGAACCCGGCTGGAATCAAGATCGAAGTTGAGCCATCTGTTCTTGTGTTCAATGCTGCAAAAAAAGTTCACACATTTCAAGTCAAGCTATCACCTCTGCGAAGGTTACAAGGGGATTATACATTTGGAAGCCTTACTTGGTACAATAACCAAAAGAAGGTCAGGATTCCAATAGCAGCCCGGATCACGATGTATGATTTATTTGCAGATGTTGCATAA
- the LOC136453395 gene encoding subtilisin-like protease SBT3.9 isoform X2, with the protein MGFCIPSRAPVASALLLYLFLPLLLGAHGGSRRLYIVYLGDVKHGHPNDVIASHHDLLSDVLGSMEDSLASMVYNYKHGFSGFAAMLTEDHADQLGELPEVISVHLSRSCRVTTTRSWDFLGMNYQMPSGLLHRSRYGEDIIIGVVDAGIWPESKSFSDQGYGPVPSRWKGVCQVGVAWDRSNCNRKIIGARFYSADVPEEILKIDYLSPRGINTHGTHTASTAAGLVVEAASFHGLAAGAARGGAPRARIAMYKSFWGEIGFGNSAGLLAAIDDAIHDGVDVLSLSLAVPEENSFGALHAVQMGITVVYAAGNDGPSPQTLENTAPWVITVAASKTDRSFPTVITLGNKQQITGQSLYYQGKNSNSSRSSFRSLANGDQCTQDDLNGTDIKGKIVLCATQHSPTTFGPFTYFSVARQSIVKGGGTGLIFVQYTTDGLEDLGDFPFPWVLVDIDTGKKIKKYIDSASSPVAKIEPARTSTGALLAPKVASFSSRGPSPDYADIIKPDIAAPGANILAATENSYGIMSGTSMATPHVAGIIALLKALHPNWSPAALKSAIITTDGMPILAEGLPRKIADPFDYGGGHINPNRAADPGLIYDINPKDYNYFFDCTIKTSVSCNATSTPGYLLNLPSISAPDLRYPVTMWRTVTNVGEVNAVYHVAIENPAGIKIEVEPSVLVFNAAKKVHTFQVKLSPLRRLQGDYTFGSLTWYNNQKKVRIPIAARITMYDLFADVA; encoded by the exons ATGGGATTCTGTATTCCATCGCGTGCCCCGGTGGCTTCAGCGCTCCTGCTTTACCTTTTCTTGCCTTTACTACTGGGGGCACATGGAGGATCCCGTAGG CTATATATTGTATACCTAGGCGATGTGAAACATGGACACCCCAACGATGTCATCGCTTCGCACCATGATCTACTCAGCGATGTTCTTGGAAG TATGGAGGATTCATTGGCTTCCATGGTTTACAACTACAAGCATGGCTTCTCAGGCTTCGCAGCGATGCTCACGGAAGACCATGCTGATCAGCTTGGAG AGCTTCCTGAAGTCATCAGTGTCCATCTAAGCAGAAGCTGTAGAGTGACAACCACTCGTAGCTGGGACTTCCTTGGGATGAACTACCAAATGCCCAGTGGACTACTCCATAGAAGCAGATACGGAGAGGACATAATCATTGGGGTCGTCGACGCCG GTATCTGGCCAGAGTCGAAAAGCTTCAGCGACCAAGGCTACGGGCCAGTGCCTTCACGATGGAAAGGCGTGTGCCAAGTCGGGGTGGCCTGGGACCGCAGCAACTGCAACCGCAAGATCATCGGCGCGCGGTTCTACAGCGCCGACGTGCCCGAAGAGATACTGAAGATCGACTACCTGTCGCCCCGGGGCATCAACACCCACGGCACGCACACGGCCTCCACCGCGGCAGGCTTGGTCGTTGAGGCGGCCAGCTTCCACGGGCTCGCCGCGGGCGCTGCGCGTGGCGGCGCGCCCCGCGCCCGCATTGCCATGTACAAGTCCTTTTGGGGAGAAATCGGGTTTGGCAACAGTGCAGGCCTGCTCGCGGCCATCGACGACGCCATCCATGACGGGGTGGACGTGCTCTCGCTGTCGCTCGCTGTTCCCGAGGAGAATTCGTTCGGCGCCCTGCATGCCGTCCAAATGGGGATCACCGTCGTGTACGCGGCCGGGAACGACGGGCCTAGTCCGCAGACGCTTGAGAACACGGCTCCGTGGGTCATCACAGTAGCCGCGAGCAAGACTGATCGCTCGTTCCCGACGGTTATCACGCTGGGAAACAAGCAACAGATAACG GGACAATCTCTCTATTACCAAGGGAAGAACTCAAACTCATCCAGGAGCAGTTTCAGAAGTCTTGCCAATGGAGACCA ATGCACGCAAGATGATTTGAACGGTACTGATATTAAAGGGAAAATCGTGCTTTGCGCAACGCAACATTCACCAACGACGTTTGGCCCATTCACGTATTTCTCAGTCGCGAGGCAAAGCATCGTGAAAGGAGGAGGAACTGGACTTATTTTTGTTCAATACACGACTGACGGTCTGGAAGACTTGGGTGACTTTCCCTTTCCATGGGTTCTTGTGGACATTGACACTGGTAAAAAGATCAAAAAGTATATCGACTCCGCCAG CTCACCGGTGGCGAAGATTGAACCAGCCCGCACCAGTACAGGTGCCCTGCTAGCCCCAAAAGTGGCATCGTTCTCCTCCAGAGGTCCATCACCCGACTACGCTGATATTATCAAG CCTGACATAGCTGCACCTGGAGCCAACATCCTAGCAGCAACAGAAAATTCTTACGGGATTATGTCAGGGACATCAATGGCTACCCCACATGTAGCTGGCATCATCGCGCTGTTGAAAGCTCTGCATCCAAACTGGTCTCCTGCTGCATTGAAATCTGCAATCATCACCACTG ATGGCATGCCAATACTGGCTGAAGGATTGCCTCGAAAGATTGCCGACCCATTTGACTATGGAGGTGGGCACATCAACCCTAACAGAGCCGCAGATCCTGGACTGATTTATGACATCAATCCAAAAGATTACAACTACTTCTTTGATTGCACCATCAAAACATCTGTTAGCTGCAATGCAACATCGACACCTGGGTATCTCTTGAACCTACCATCCATCTCAGCTCCAGATCTAAGGTATCCAGTTACCATGTGGAGAACTGTCACAAATGTAGGCGAGGTCAATGCAGTGTACCATGTTGCAATTGAGAACCCGGCTGGAATCAAGATCGAAGTTGAGCCATCTGTTCTTGTGTTCAATGCTGCAAAAAAAGTTCACACATTTCAAGTCAAGCTATCACCTCTGCGAAGGTTACAAGGGGATTATACATTTGGAAGCCTTACTTGGTACAATAACCAAAAGAAGGTCAGGATTCCAATAGCAGCCCGGATCACGATGTATGATTTATTTGCAGATGTTGCATAA
- the LOC136453395 gene encoding subtilisin-like protease SBT3.9 isoform X1 yields MGFCIPSRAPVASALLLYLFLPLLLGAHGGSRRLYIVYLGDVKHGHPNDVIASHHDLLSDVLGSMEDSLASMVYNYKHGFSGFAAMLTEDHADQLGELPEVISVHLSRSCRVTTTRSWDFLGMNYQMPSGLLHRSRYGEDIIIGVVDAGIWPESKSFSDQGYGPVPSRWKGVCQVGVAWDRSNCNRKIIGARFYSADVPEEILKIDYLSPRGINTHGTHTASTAAGLVVEAASFHGLAAGAARGGAPRARIAMYKSFWGEIGFGNSAGLLAAIDDAIHDGVDVLSLSLAVPEENSFGALHAVQMGITVVYAAGNDGPSPQTLENTAPWVITVAASKTDRSFPTVITLGNKQQITGQSLYYQGKNSNSSRSSFRSLANGDQCTQDDLNGTDIKGKIVLCATQHSPTTFGPFTYFSVARQSIVKGGGTGLIFVQYTTDGLEDLGDFPFPWVLVDIDTGKKIKKYIDSASSPVAKIEPARTSTGALLAPKVASFSSRGPSPDYADIIKPDIAAPGANILAATENSYGIMSGTSMATPHVAGIIALLKALHPNWSPAALKSAIITTASVTDEDGMPILAEGLPRKIADPFDYGGGHINPNRAADPGLIYDINPKDYNYFFDCTIKTSVSCNATSTPGYLLNLPSISAPDLRYPVTMWRTVTNVGEVNAVYHVAIENPAGIKIEVEPSVLVFNAAKKVHTFQVKLSPLRRLQGDYTFGSLTWYNNQKKVRIPIAARITMYDLFADVA; encoded by the exons ATGGGATTCTGTATTCCATCGCGTGCCCCGGTGGCTTCAGCGCTCCTGCTTTACCTTTTCTTGCCTTTACTACTGGGGGCACATGGAGGATCCCGTAGG CTATATATTGTATACCTAGGCGATGTGAAACATGGACACCCCAACGATGTCATCGCTTCGCACCATGATCTACTCAGCGATGTTCTTGGAAG TATGGAGGATTCATTGGCTTCCATGGTTTACAACTACAAGCATGGCTTCTCAGGCTTCGCAGCGATGCTCACGGAAGACCATGCTGATCAGCTTGGAG AGCTTCCTGAAGTCATCAGTGTCCATCTAAGCAGAAGCTGTAGAGTGACAACCACTCGTAGCTGGGACTTCCTTGGGATGAACTACCAAATGCCCAGTGGACTACTCCATAGAAGCAGATACGGAGAGGACATAATCATTGGGGTCGTCGACGCCG GTATCTGGCCAGAGTCGAAAAGCTTCAGCGACCAAGGCTACGGGCCAGTGCCTTCACGATGGAAAGGCGTGTGCCAAGTCGGGGTGGCCTGGGACCGCAGCAACTGCAACCGCAAGATCATCGGCGCGCGGTTCTACAGCGCCGACGTGCCCGAAGAGATACTGAAGATCGACTACCTGTCGCCCCGGGGCATCAACACCCACGGCACGCACACGGCCTCCACCGCGGCAGGCTTGGTCGTTGAGGCGGCCAGCTTCCACGGGCTCGCCGCGGGCGCTGCGCGTGGCGGCGCGCCCCGCGCCCGCATTGCCATGTACAAGTCCTTTTGGGGAGAAATCGGGTTTGGCAACAGTGCAGGCCTGCTCGCGGCCATCGACGACGCCATCCATGACGGGGTGGACGTGCTCTCGCTGTCGCTCGCTGTTCCCGAGGAGAATTCGTTCGGCGCCCTGCATGCCGTCCAAATGGGGATCACCGTCGTGTACGCGGCCGGGAACGACGGGCCTAGTCCGCAGACGCTTGAGAACACGGCTCCGTGGGTCATCACAGTAGCCGCGAGCAAGACTGATCGCTCGTTCCCGACGGTTATCACGCTGGGAAACAAGCAACAGATAACG GGACAATCTCTCTATTACCAAGGGAAGAACTCAAACTCATCCAGGAGCAGTTTCAGAAGTCTTGCCAATGGAGACCA ATGCACGCAAGATGATTTGAACGGTACTGATATTAAAGGGAAAATCGTGCTTTGCGCAACGCAACATTCACCAACGACGTTTGGCCCATTCACGTATTTCTCAGTCGCGAGGCAAAGCATCGTGAAAGGAGGAGGAACTGGACTTATTTTTGTTCAATACACGACTGACGGTCTGGAAGACTTGGGTGACTTTCCCTTTCCATGGGTTCTTGTGGACATTGACACTGGTAAAAAGATCAAAAAGTATATCGACTCCGCCAG CTCACCGGTGGCGAAGATTGAACCAGCCCGCACCAGTACAGGTGCCCTGCTAGCCCCAAAAGTGGCATCGTTCTCCTCCAGAGGTCCATCACCCGACTACGCTGATATTATCAAG CCTGACATAGCTGCACCTGGAGCCAACATCCTAGCAGCAACAGAAAATTCTTACGGGATTATGTCAGGGACATCAATGGCTACCCCACATGTAGCTGGCATCATCGCGCTGTTGAAAGCTCTGCATCCAAACTGGTCTCCTGCTGCATTGAAATCTGCAATCATCACCACTG CATCTGTAACTGATGAAGATGGCATGCCAATACTGGCTGAAGGATTGCCTCGAAAGATTGCCGACCCATTTGACTATGGAGGTGGGCACATCAACCCTAACAGAGCCGCAGATCCTGGACTGATTTATGACATCAATCCAAAAGATTACAACTACTTCTTTGATTGCACCATCAAAACATCTGTTAGCTGCAATGCAACATCGACACCTGGGTATCTCTTGAACCTACCATCCATCTCAGCTCCAGATCTAAGGTATCCAGTTACCATGTGGAGAACTGTCACAAATGTAGGCGAGGTCAATGCAGTGTACCATGTTGCAATTGAGAACCCGGCTGGAATCAAGATCGAAGTTGAGCCATCTGTTCTTGTGTTCAATGCTGCAAAAAAAGTTCACACATTTCAAGTCAAGCTATCACCTCTGCGAAGGTTACAAGGGGATTATACATTTGGAAGCCTTACTTGGTACAATAACCAAAAGAAGGTCAGGATTCCAATAGCAGCCCGGATCACGATGTATGATTTATTTGCAGATGTTGCATAA
- the LOC136455269 gene encoding subtilisin-like protease SBT3.11 translates to MPILAEGLPRKIADPFDYGGGHINPNRAADPGLIYDINPKDYNYFLDCTTKTSVNCNATSIPGYFLNLPSISAPDLRYPVTVWRTVTNVGEVNVVYHVAIQNPSGIKIEVEPSILVFNATNKVHTFQVKLSPMRRLQGDYTFGSLTWYNNQQTVRIPTAARITVYDFFADVA, encoded by the coding sequence ATGCCGATACTGGCTGAAGGATTGCCTCGAAAAATTGCCGACCCATTTGACTATGGAGGTGGGCACATCAACCCTAACAGAGCAGCAGATCCTGGTCTAATTTATGACATCAATCCAAAAGACTACAACTACTTCCTTGATTGCACCACCAAAACATCCGTTAACTGCAATGCAACATCGATACCTGGGTATTTTTTGAACCTGCCATCCATCTCAGCTCCAGATCTGAGGTATCCAGTTACTGTGTGGAGAACTGTCACAAATGTAGGCGAGGTCAATGTAGTGTACCATGTTGCAATTCAGAACCCGTCTGGAATCAAGATCGAAGTTGAGCCATCTATTCTTGTGTTCAATGCTACAAACAAAGTCCACACTTTTCAGGTCAAGCTATCACCTATGCGGAGGTTACAAGGAGATTATACATTTGGAAGCCTTACTTGGTACAATAACCAACAGACGGTTCGAATTCCAACAGCGGCCCGGATCACGGTGTATGATTTCTTTGCAGATGTTGCATAG